Proteins from a genomic interval of Oceanimonas doudoroffii:
- a CDS encoding argininosuccinate synthase, whose translation MSQFKKIVLAYSGGLDTSAIIPWLKENYEGCEVVAFVADVGQGAEDLEGVEEKAIASGASKCIVADLKDEFVSDYVYPTLTTGAIYEGTYLLGTSMARPVIAKAMVEVALAEGADAISHGCTGKGNDQVRFEGAVAALAPQLAVIAPWRIWDMRSREDLLDYLAERNIKTTASATKIYSRDANAWHISTEGGELESTWNEPSEQAWTWTVSPEQAPDKAETVSLTVEKGRIVAVDGNAMTPYQVLTHLNERAAKHGVGRVDIVENRLVGMKSRGCYETPGGTVMMAALRAIEELVLDKPTRAWREKVGAEFSHLVYDGRWFTQLCKGLLASAEAIAEDVSGEVVLKMYKGQVTAIQKQSPNSLYSEEFATFGADEVYDQSHAEGFIRLYSLASRIKALKDQQK comes from the coding sequence ATGAGCCAATTCAAAAAGATCGTGCTGGCCTATTCCGGCGGCCTGGATACCTCCGCCATCATTCCGTGGCTGAAGGAAAACTACGAAGGATGTGAAGTGGTGGCGTTCGTGGCCGATGTGGGTCAGGGCGCGGAAGATCTGGAAGGCGTGGAAGAAAAGGCCATCGCTTCCGGTGCGTCCAAGTGCATCGTGGCCGATCTGAAAGACGAATTTGTCAGCGACTACGTTTACCCCACCCTGACCACCGGCGCCATCTACGAAGGCACCTACCTGCTGGGTACCTCCATGGCCCGTCCGGTGATCGCCAAGGCCATGGTGGAAGTGGCCCTGGCCGAAGGCGCCGACGCCATCTCCCATGGCTGTACCGGCAAGGGTAACGACCAGGTACGCTTTGAAGGCGCCGTGGCCGCCCTGGCCCCGCAGCTGGCCGTGATCGCCCCGTGGCGGATCTGGGATATGCGCAGCCGTGAAGACCTGCTCGACTACCTGGCCGAGCGCAACATCAAGACCACCGCCAGCGCCACCAAGATCTATTCCCGTGACGCCAACGCTTGGCACATCTCCACCGAAGGTGGCGAGCTGGAAAGCACCTGGAACGAGCCGTCCGAACAGGCCTGGACCTGGACCGTGTCGCCCGAGCAGGCTCCGGACAAGGCCGAAACCGTGTCGCTGACCGTAGAAAAGGGCCGCATCGTGGCCGTGGACGGCAACGCCATGACCCCGTATCAGGTGCTGACCCACCTGAACGAGCGCGCCGCCAAGCATGGCGTGGGCCGGGTGGATATCGTGGAAAACCGTCTGGTGGGCATGAAGTCCCGCGGTTGCTATGAAACTCCCGGTGGCACCGTGATGATGGCTGCCCTGCGCGCCATTGAAGAGCTGGTGCTGGACAAGCCGACCCGCGCCTGGCGCGAAAAGGTGGGCGCCGAGTTTTCCCACCTGGTGTACGACGGCCGCTGGTTCACCCAGCTGTGCAAGGGCCTGCTGGCCTCTGCCGAAGCCATTGCCGAAGACGTATCCGGTGAAGTGGTACTGAAGATGTACAAGGGCCAGGTGACCGCTATTCAGAAGCAGTCTCCCAACAGCCTGTACTCCGAAGAGTTCGCCACCTTTGGCGCGGACGAGGTGTACGATCAGAGCCATGCCGAAGGCTTTATCCGTCTTTACTCTCTGGCCAGCCGCATCAAGGCGCTGAAAGACCAGCAGAAGTGA
- a CDS encoding ornithine carbamoyltransferase, giving the protein MQHLLSLKDYSKEQIEQILELAKDVKANPTKYAEALKGKSVVTLFEKPSLRTRVTFDIGVNKLGGHAVYLDSQNGAMGKRETVQDFAANLSRWCDAIVARVYDHQTLVEMTEHASVPVINSLCNLYHPCQALADFLTISEHFDDLSQVHLAYVGDGNNVTHSLLLCGAILGTTVTAVSPRGHNVDAQILKEAEALAAVSGAKIRVTDSLDDIDGVDVIYTDTWVSMGDNTPLEQVKEIYMPYQINQALLDKTGAKKVLHCQPAHREWEITSEVMDGPASLILDQAENRMHAQNAVLLTLMKG; this is encoded by the coding sequence ATGCAGCATTTACTGAGCCTGAAGGACTACAGCAAGGAGCAGATCGAGCAGATCCTCGAGCTGGCCAAAGACGTCAAGGCCAATCCGACCAAGTACGCCGAGGCCCTCAAGGGCAAGAGCGTGGTGACCCTGTTTGAGAAGCCGTCGTTGCGTACTCGGGTGACCTTTGACATCGGCGTGAACAAGCTGGGCGGCCATGCCGTGTACCTGGACAGCCAGAATGGCGCCATGGGCAAGCGGGAAACCGTGCAGGACTTCGCCGCCAACCTGTCGCGCTGGTGCGACGCCATCGTGGCCAGGGTCTACGACCACCAGACCCTGGTGGAGATGACCGAGCACGCCTCCGTGCCGGTGATCAACTCCCTGTGCAACCTCTATCACCCGTGTCAGGCGCTGGCGGACTTTCTGACCATCTCCGAGCACTTTGATGATCTGAGCCAGGTGCACCTGGCCTATGTGGGTGACGGCAACAATGTGACCCACTCGCTGCTGCTGTGCGGCGCCATTCTGGGCACCACCGTCACCGCGGTGAGCCCCCGTGGCCACAACGTGGACGCGCAGATCCTGAAGGAAGCCGAGGCTCTGGCCGCCGTCAGCGGCGCCAAAATTCGAGTGACCGACAGCCTGGACGATATTGACGGGGTGGACGTGATCTATACAGACACCTGGGTCTCCATGGGTGATAATACGCCGCTGGAGCAGGTGAAGGAGATCTACATGCCTTACCAGATCAACCAGGCCCTGCTCGACAAAACCGGAGCAAAAAAGGTGCTGCATTGCCAGCCCGCCCACAGGGAGTGGGAAATCACTTCCGAGGTCATGGATGGCCCAGCCTCCCTGATCCTCGACCAAGCCGAAAACCGCATGCACGCCCAGAACGCCGTGCTGCTGACATTGATGAAGGGATAA
- the argB gene encoding acetylglutamate kinase, whose amino-acid sequence MSEQQPLVVKLGGTLLESDKALEALFSTLKAFVNESNRQLVLVHGGGVLVDNQLKAMGLTSTKKNGLRVTPFEQIPVIAGALAGTANKLLLAQAIAHEIPSVGLCLADGGLCRVSQLDPELGAVGQIEGGDATLVTSLLSGGFLPIVSSIGITFDGKLMNVNADQAATAIAEILDAELVMLSDVSGILDGKGQRIAHLTEADAFELMDKNIIKDGMAVKVKAALKATKTLGRPVAVGSWRYPEQLLSLLAGESEHGTRISH is encoded by the coding sequence ATGTCTGAGCAACAACCGCTGGTGGTTAAACTGGGTGGCACCCTGCTGGAAAGCGACAAGGCGCTGGAAGCGCTGTTTTCCACCCTGAAAGCCTTTGTGAACGAATCCAACCGCCAACTGGTGCTGGTGCACGGTGGTGGCGTGCTGGTGGACAATCAGCTCAAGGCCATGGGCCTGACCTCCACCAAGAAAAACGGCCTGCGGGTGACCCCCTTTGAGCAGATTCCGGTGATCGCCGGCGCCCTGGCCGGCACCGCCAACAAGCTGCTGCTGGCCCAGGCCATTGCCCACGAGATTCCGTCCGTGGGCCTGTGCCTGGCCGACGGCGGCCTGTGCCGGGTCAGTCAGCTGGATCCCGAGCTGGGTGCGGTGGGCCAGATTGAAGGTGGCGACGCCACCCTGGTGACCAGCCTGCTAAGCGGCGGTTTCCTGCCCATCGTCAGCTCCATCGGCATTACCTTTGATGGCAAGCTGATGAACGTCAATGCCGATCAGGCCGCCACCGCCATTGCCGAAATTCTCGATGCCGAGCTGGTAATGCTGTCTGACGTCAGCGGCATTCTCGACGGCAAGGGTCAGCGTATTGCCCACCTGACCGAGGCCGATGCCTTTGAACTGATGGACAAGAACATCATCAAGGACGGCATGGCGGTCAAGGTCAAGGCGGCGCTCAAGGCTACCAAGACCCTGGGCCGGCCGGTGGCCGTGGGCAGCTGGCGTTACCCGGAGCAGCTGCTGTCGTTGCTGGCCGGTGAGTCCGAGCACGGCACCCGTATTTCTCATTAA
- the argC gene encoding N-acetyl-gamma-glutamyl-phosphate reductase, giving the protein MLKAAIIGASGYTGAELAGLIHGHPHLELAGLYVSEGSQDAHKPFASLHPRWRGVIDLPLLPLDDEALSRIHTEADLVLLATAHEVSHDLAPGFLAKGLPVFDLSGAFRVPGEGFYDKFYGFAHQHTDWLANAAYGLAEWNQDAIRAASLIAVPGCYPTASLSALKPLEQAGLIADGNRPIISAVSGVSGAGRKASMANSFCEVSLKPYGVFNHRHQPEISHHLGTQVVFQPHLGNFIRGILATVYVQLKDDVTDEQIAAAYHQAYDGQRIVRLAGQWPQINDVAGTPFCDLHWSRDGNQLIVVSAIDNLLKGAASQAIQCINIHQGFSPLAGLVKE; this is encoded by the coding sequence ATGTTGAAAGCTGCAATCATAGGTGCCAGTGGTTACACCGGCGCCGAGCTGGCCGGACTGATCCACGGCCATCCCCACCTGGAACTGGCCGGACTCTATGTGTCCGAGGGCAGTCAGGATGCCCACAAGCCCTTTGCCAGCCTGCACCCGCGCTGGCGTGGCGTGATCGATTTGCCGCTGCTGCCGCTGGATGACGAAGCCCTGAGCCGCATTCATACTGAAGCCGATCTGGTGCTGCTGGCCACCGCCCACGAAGTGAGCCACGATCTGGCCCCGGGCTTTCTGGCCAAGGGCCTGCCGGTATTTGACCTGTCCGGTGCCTTTCGCGTGCCCGGTGAGGGCTTTTACGACAAGTTCTACGGTTTTGCCCACCAGCATACCGACTGGCTGGCCAATGCCGCCTACGGTCTGGCGGAATGGAACCAGGACGCCATTCGGGCCGCCAGCCTGATCGCCGTGCCCGGTTGCTACCCCACCGCTTCCCTGAGTGCGCTCAAGCCGCTGGAGCAGGCCGGGCTGATTGCCGACGGCAACCGCCCCATCATCAGCGCCGTGTCCGGCGTCAGCGGTGCCGGCCGTAAGGCCAGTATGGCCAACAGTTTTTGTGAAGTCAGCCTCAAGCCCTACGGCGTGTTCAACCACCGCCATCAGCCCGAGATCAGCCATCATCTGGGCACCCAGGTGGTGTTCCAGCCGCATCTGGGCAACTTTATTCGCGGCATTCTGGCTACCGTCTATGTGCAGCTGAAGGACGACGTTACCGACGAACAGATTGCCGCCGCCTACCACCAGGCCTACGACGGCCAGCGCATTGTGCGGCTGGCGGGGCAGTGGCCCCAGATCAACGACGTGGCGGGAACGCCCTTCTGCGATCTGCACTGGAGCCGGGACGGCAACCAGCTGATCGTGGTATCGGCCATCGACAATCTGCTGAAGGGCGCCGCCAGTCAGGCCATTCAGTGCATCAACATTCATCAGGGATTCTCGCCGCTGGCGGGTCTGGTCAAGGAGTAA